The following coding sequences lie in one Chlorocebus sabaeus isolate Y175 chromosome 29, mChlSab1.0.hap1, whole genome shotgun sequence genomic window:
- the RBM23 gene encoding probable RNA-binding protein 23 isoform X2, which yields MASDDFDIVIEAMLEAPYKKEEDEQQRKEVKKDYPSNTTSSTSNSGNSGTSGSSTIGETSKKKRSRSHSKSRDRKRSRSRDRDRYRRRNSRSRSRDRQRRHRSRSWDRRHSSESRSRDRRHEDRVSYRSPPLAAGYRYGHSKSPHLREKSPVREPVDNLSPEERDARTVFCMQLAARIRPRDLEDFFSAVGKVRDVRIISDRNSRRSKGIAYVEFCEIQSVPLAIGLTGQRLLGVPIIVQASQAEKNRLAAMANNLQKGSGGPMRLYVGSLHFNITEDMLRGIFEPFGKIDNIVLMKDSDTGRSKGYGFITFSDSECARRALEQLNGFELAGRPMRVGHVTERLDGGTDITFPDGDQELDPGSAGGRLQLMAKLAEGSGIQLPTTAAAAAAVHAAAHAAALQLNGAVPLGALNPAALTALSPALNLASQCFQLSSLFTPKTM from the exons ATGGCATCTGATGACTTTGATATAGTGATTGAGGCCATGCTGGAAGCTCCCTATAAAAAAGAAGAG GATGAGcaacaaaggaaagaagttaaAAAGGATTATCCTAGCAATACCACCAGCAGCACCAGCAACAGTGGCAACAGTGGGACCAGTGGAAGCAGCACCATTGGGGAGACAAGCAA GAAGAAGAGGAGTCGGAGCCATAGTAAAAGCAGGGATAGAAAGCGCAG TCGTAGTCGAGATCGGGATCGGTATAGACGGAGAAACAGTCGCAGCCGAAGTCGAGATCGGCAGCGTCGTCACCGTAGCCGTAGCTGGGATCGTCGACATAGTAGTGAGTCGCGAAGTCGGGACCGTCGTCATGAGGATCGTGTGAGCTACAGGAGTCCTCCACTTGCCGCTGG tTATAGGTATGGACACAGTAAGAGTCCTCATCTCAGAGAGAAGAGCCCAGTCAG GGAGCCAGTTGATAATCTGAGTCCTGAGGAGCGTGATGCCCGCACGGTTTTCTGTATGCAGTTAGCTGCCCGCATTCGGCCTCGAGATCTGGAGGACTTTTTCTCTGCTGTAGGCAAG GTTCGCGATGTACGTATCATCTCAGATCGGAACTCACGTCGTTCTAAGGGCATTGCCTATGTGGAATTCTGTGAAATCCAGTCTGTGCCACTGGCCATTGGGCTGACTGGGCAGCGGTTGCTGGGAGTGCCTATCATTGTACAGGCTTCACAG GCAGAGAAAAACCGACTGGCAGCCATGGCCAACAACCTGCAAAAGGGCAGTGGTGGACCAATGCGCCTCTATGTGGGTTCCCTGCACTTCAATATCACTGAAGACATGCTCCGGGGCATCTTTGAGCCCTTTGGTAAA ATTGATAATATTGTCCTGATGAAGGACTCAGATACAGGCCGCTCTAAAGGTTATGGTTTCATCACG TTCTCTGATTCTGAGTGTGCCCGGCGGGCCCTGGAACAGTTGAATGGCTTTGAGCTTGCTGGTCGACCTATGAGGGTTGGCCATGTGACTGAGCGACTGGATGGTGGCACAGACATCACTTTTCCTGATGGGGACCAGGAGCTGGATCCAGGATCAGCAGGTGGACGTTTACAGCTCATGGCAAAACTGGCAGAAG GCTCTGGAATCCAACTGCcaaccactgctgctgctgccgctgctgtCCATGCTGCTGCCCATGCTGCTGCCTTGCAACTGAATGGAGCAGTTCCCTTGGGGGCCCTGAATCCAGCAGCTCTGACTG CTCTGAGTCCAGCCCTGAACCTTGCCTCCCAGTGCTTCCAGCTGTCCAGCCTCTTTACCCCCAAGACCATGTGA
- the RBM23 gene encoding probable RNA-binding protein 23 isoform X4 gives MASDDFDIVIEAMLEAPYKKEEDEQQRKEVKKDYPSNTTSSTSNSGNSGTSGSSTIGETSNRSRDRDRYRRRNSRSRSRDRQRRHRSRSWDRRHSSESRSRDRRHEDRVSYRSPPLAAGYRYGHSKSPHLREKSPVREPVDNLSPEERDARTVFCMQLAARIRPRDLEDFFSAVGKVRDVRIISDRNSRRSKGIAYVEFCEIQSVPLAIGLTGQRLLGVPIIVQASQAEKNRLAAMANNLQKGSGGPMRLYVGSLHFNITEDMLRGIFEPFGKIDNIVLMKDSDTGRSKGYGFITFSDSECARRALEQLNGFELAGRPMRVGHVTERLDGGTDITFPDGDQELDPGSAGGRLQLMAKLAEGSGIQLPTTAAAAAAVHAAAHAAALQLNGAVPLGALNPAALTALSPALNLASQCFQLSSLFTPKTM, from the exons ATGGCATCTGATGACTTTGATATAGTGATTGAGGCCATGCTGGAAGCTCCCTATAAAAAAGAAGAG GATGAGcaacaaaggaaagaagttaaAAAGGATTATCCTAGCAATACCACCAGCAGCACCAGCAACAGTGGCAACAGTGGGACCAGTGGAAGCAGCACCATTGGGGAGACAAGCAA TCGTAGTCGAGATCGGGATCGGTATAGACGGAGAAACAGTCGCAGCCGAAGTCGAGATCGGCAGCGTCGTCACCGTAGCCGTAGCTGGGATCGTCGACATAGTAGTGAGTCGCGAAGTCGGGACCGTCGTCATGAGGATCGTGTGAGCTACAGGAGTCCTCCACTTGCCGCTGG tTATAGGTATGGACACAGTAAGAGTCCTCATCTCAGAGAGAAGAGCCCAGTCAG GGAGCCAGTTGATAATCTGAGTCCTGAGGAGCGTGATGCCCGCACGGTTTTCTGTATGCAGTTAGCTGCCCGCATTCGGCCTCGAGATCTGGAGGACTTTTTCTCTGCTGTAGGCAAG GTTCGCGATGTACGTATCATCTCAGATCGGAACTCACGTCGTTCTAAGGGCATTGCCTATGTGGAATTCTGTGAAATCCAGTCTGTGCCACTGGCCATTGGGCTGACTGGGCAGCGGTTGCTGGGAGTGCCTATCATTGTACAGGCTTCACAG GCAGAGAAAAACCGACTGGCAGCCATGGCCAACAACCTGCAAAAGGGCAGTGGTGGACCAATGCGCCTCTATGTGGGTTCCCTGCACTTCAATATCACTGAAGACATGCTCCGGGGCATCTTTGAGCCCTTTGGTAAA ATTGATAATATTGTCCTGATGAAGGACTCAGATACAGGCCGCTCTAAAGGTTATGGTTTCATCACG TTCTCTGATTCTGAGTGTGCCCGGCGGGCCCTGGAACAGTTGAATGGCTTTGAGCTTGCTGGTCGACCTATGAGGGTTGGCCATGTGACTGAGCGACTGGATGGTGGCACAGACATCACTTTTCCTGATGGGGACCAGGAGCTGGATCCAGGATCAGCAGGTGGACGTTTACAGCTCATGGCAAAACTGGCAGAAG GCTCTGGAATCCAACTGCcaaccactgctgctgctgccgctgctgtCCATGCTGCTGCCCATGCTGCTGCCTTGCAACTGAATGGAGCAGTTCCCTTGGGGGCCCTGAATCCAGCAGCTCTGACTG CTCTGAGTCCAGCCCTGAACCTTGCCTCCCAGTGCTTCCAGCTGTCCAGCCTCTTTACCCCCAAGACCATGTGA
- the RBM23 gene encoding probable RNA-binding protein 23 isoform X1, giving the protein MASDDFDIVIEAMLEAPYKKEEDEQQRKEVKKDYPSNTTSSTSNSGNSGTSGSSTIGETSKKKRSRSHSKSRDRKRSRSRDRDRYRRRNSRSRSRDRQRRHRSRSWDRRHSSESRSRDRRHEDRVSYRSPPLAAGYRYGHSKSPHLREKSPVREPVDNLSPEERDARTVFCMQLAARIRPRDLEDFFSAVGKVRDVRIISDRNSRRSKGIAYVEFCEIQSVPLAIGLTGQRLLGVPIIVQASQAEKNRLAAMANNLQKGSGGPMRLYVGSLHFNITEDMLRGIFEPFGKIDNIVLMKDSDTGRSKGYGFITFSDSECARRALEQLNGFELAGRPMRVGHVTERLDGGTDITFPDGDQELDPGSAGGRLQLMAKLAEGSGIQLPTTAAAAAAVHAAAHAAALQLNGAVPLGALNPAALTALSPALNLASQCFQLSSLFTPKTM; this is encoded by the exons ATGGCATCTGATGACTTTGATATAGTGATTGAGGCCATGCTGGAAGCTCCCTATAAAAAAGAAGAG GATGAGcaacaaaggaaagaagttaaAAAGGATTATCCTAGCAATACCACCAGCAGCACCAGCAACAGTGGCAACAGTGGGACCAGTGGAAGCAGCACCATTGGGGAGACAAGCAA GAAGAAGAGGAGTCGGAGCCATAGTAAAAGCAGGGATAGAAAGCGCAG TCGTAGTCGAGATCGGGATCGGTATAGACGGAGAAACAGTCGCAGCCGAAGTCGAGATCGGCAGCGTCGTCACCGTAGCCGTAGCTGGGATCGTCGACATAGTAGTGAGTCGCGAAGTCGGGACCGTCGTCATGAGGATCGTGTGAGCTACAGGAGTCCTCCACTTGCCGCTGG tTATAGGTATGGACACAGTAAGAGTCCTCATCTCAGAGAGAAGAGCCCAGTCAG GGAGCCAGTTGATAATCTGAGTCCTGAGGAGCGTGATGCCCGCACGGTTTTCTGTATGCAGTTAGCTGCCCGCATTCGGCCTCGAGATCTGGAGGACTTTTTCTCTGCTGTAGGCAAG GTTCGCGATGTACGTATCATCTCAGATCGGAACTCACGTCGTTCTAAGGGCATTGCCTATGTGGAATTCTGTGAAATCCAGTCTGTGCCACTGGCCATTGGGCTGACTGGGCAGCGGTTGCTGGGAGTGCCTATCATTGTACAGGCTTCACAG GCAGAGAAAAACCGACTGGCAGCCATGGCCAACAACCTGCAAAAGGGCAGTGGTGGACCAATGCGCCTCTATGTGGGTTCCCTGCACTTCAATATCACTGAAGACATGCTCCGGGGCATCTTTGAGCCCTTTGGTAAA ATTGATAATATTGTCCTGATGAAGGACTCAGATACAGGCCGCTCTAAAGGTTATGGTTTCATCACG TTCTCTGATTCTGAGTGTGCCCGGCGGGCCCTGGAACAGTTGAATGGCTTTGAGCTTGCTGGTCGACCTATGAGGGTTGGCCATGTGACTGAGCGACTGGATGGTGGCACAGACATCACTTTTCCTGATGGGGACCAGGAGCTGGATCCAGGATCAGCAGGTGGACGTTTACAGCTCATGGCAAAACTGGCAGAAG GCTCTGGAATCCAACTGCcaaccactgctgctgctgccgctgctgtCCATGCTGCTGCCCATGCTGCTGCCTTGCAACTGAATGGAGCAGTTCCCTTGGGGGCCCTGAATCCAGCAGCTCTGACTG CTCTGAGTCCAGCCCTGAACCTTGCCTCCCAGTGCTTCCAGCTGTCCAGCCTCTTTACCCCCAAGACCAT GTAA
- the RBM23 gene encoding probable RNA-binding protein 23 isoform X5 gives MASDDFDIVIEAMLEAPYKKEEDEQQRKEVKKDYPSNTTSSTSNSGNSGTSGSSTIGETSNYRYGHSKSPHLREKSPVREPVDNLSPEERDARTVFCMQLAARIRPRDLEDFFSAVGKVRDVRIISDRNSRRSKGIAYVEFCEIQSVPLAIGLTGQRLLGVPIIVQASQAEKNRLAAMANNLQKGSGGPMRLYVGSLHFNITEDMLRGIFEPFGKIDNIVLMKDSDTGRSKGYGFITFSDSECARRALEQLNGFELAGRPMRVGHVTERLDGGTDITFPDGDQELDPGSAGGRLQLMAKLAEGSGIQLPTTAAAAAAVHAAAHAAALQLNGAVPLGALNPAALTALSPALNLASQCFQLSSLFTPKTM, from the exons ATGGCATCTGATGACTTTGATATAGTGATTGAGGCCATGCTGGAAGCTCCCTATAAAAAAGAAGAG GATGAGcaacaaaggaaagaagttaaAAAGGATTATCCTAGCAATACCACCAGCAGCACCAGCAACAGTGGCAACAGTGGGACCAGTGGAAGCAGCACCATTGGGGAGACAAGCAA tTATAGGTATGGACACAGTAAGAGTCCTCATCTCAGAGAGAAGAGCCCAGTCAG GGAGCCAGTTGATAATCTGAGTCCTGAGGAGCGTGATGCCCGCACGGTTTTCTGTATGCAGTTAGCTGCCCGCATTCGGCCTCGAGATCTGGAGGACTTTTTCTCTGCTGTAGGCAAG GTTCGCGATGTACGTATCATCTCAGATCGGAACTCACGTCGTTCTAAGGGCATTGCCTATGTGGAATTCTGTGAAATCCAGTCTGTGCCACTGGCCATTGGGCTGACTGGGCAGCGGTTGCTGGGAGTGCCTATCATTGTACAGGCTTCACAG GCAGAGAAAAACCGACTGGCAGCCATGGCCAACAACCTGCAAAAGGGCAGTGGTGGACCAATGCGCCTCTATGTGGGTTCCCTGCACTTCAATATCACTGAAGACATGCTCCGGGGCATCTTTGAGCCCTTTGGTAAA ATTGATAATATTGTCCTGATGAAGGACTCAGATACAGGCCGCTCTAAAGGTTATGGTTTCATCACG TTCTCTGATTCTGAGTGTGCCCGGCGGGCCCTGGAACAGTTGAATGGCTTTGAGCTTGCTGGTCGACCTATGAGGGTTGGCCATGTGACTGAGCGACTGGATGGTGGCACAGACATCACTTTTCCTGATGGGGACCAGGAGCTGGATCCAGGATCAGCAGGTGGACGTTTACAGCTCATGGCAAAACTGGCAGAAG GCTCTGGAATCCAACTGCcaaccactgctgctgctgccgctgctgtCCATGCTGCTGCCCATGCTGCTGCCTTGCAACTGAATGGAGCAGTTCCCTTGGGGGCCCTGAATCCAGCAGCTCTGACTG CTCTGAGTCCAGCCCTGAACCTTGCCTCCCAGTGCTTCCAGCTGTCCAGCCTCTTTACCCCCAAGACCAT GTAA
- the RBM23 gene encoding probable RNA-binding protein 23 isoform X3: MASDDFDIVIEAMLEAPYKKEEDEQQRKEVKKDYPSNTTSSTSNSGNSGTSGSSTIGETSNRSRDRDRYRRRNSRSRSRDRQRRHRSRSWDRRHSSESRSRDRRHEDRVSYRSPPLAAGYRYGHSKSPHLREKSPVREPVDNLSPEERDARTVFCMQLAARIRPRDLEDFFSAVGKVRDVRIISDRNSRRSKGIAYVEFCEIQSVPLAIGLTGQRLLGVPIIVQASQAEKNRLAAMANNLQKGSGGPMRLYVGSLHFNITEDMLRGIFEPFGKIDNIVLMKDSDTGRSKGYGFITFSDSECARRALEQLNGFELAGRPMRVGHVTERLDGGTDITFPDGDQELDPGSAGGRLQLMAKLAEGSGIQLPTTAAAAAAVHAAAHAAALQLNGAVPLGALNPAALTALSPALNLASQCFQLSSLFTPKTM; the protein is encoded by the exons ATGGCATCTGATGACTTTGATATAGTGATTGAGGCCATGCTGGAAGCTCCCTATAAAAAAGAAGAG GATGAGcaacaaaggaaagaagttaaAAAGGATTATCCTAGCAATACCACCAGCAGCACCAGCAACAGTGGCAACAGTGGGACCAGTGGAAGCAGCACCATTGGGGAGACAAGCAA TCGTAGTCGAGATCGGGATCGGTATAGACGGAGAAACAGTCGCAGCCGAAGTCGAGATCGGCAGCGTCGTCACCGTAGCCGTAGCTGGGATCGTCGACATAGTAGTGAGTCGCGAAGTCGGGACCGTCGTCATGAGGATCGTGTGAGCTACAGGAGTCCTCCACTTGCCGCTGG tTATAGGTATGGACACAGTAAGAGTCCTCATCTCAGAGAGAAGAGCCCAGTCAG GGAGCCAGTTGATAATCTGAGTCCTGAGGAGCGTGATGCCCGCACGGTTTTCTGTATGCAGTTAGCTGCCCGCATTCGGCCTCGAGATCTGGAGGACTTTTTCTCTGCTGTAGGCAAG GTTCGCGATGTACGTATCATCTCAGATCGGAACTCACGTCGTTCTAAGGGCATTGCCTATGTGGAATTCTGTGAAATCCAGTCTGTGCCACTGGCCATTGGGCTGACTGGGCAGCGGTTGCTGGGAGTGCCTATCATTGTACAGGCTTCACAG GCAGAGAAAAACCGACTGGCAGCCATGGCCAACAACCTGCAAAAGGGCAGTGGTGGACCAATGCGCCTCTATGTGGGTTCCCTGCACTTCAATATCACTGAAGACATGCTCCGGGGCATCTTTGAGCCCTTTGGTAAA ATTGATAATATTGTCCTGATGAAGGACTCAGATACAGGCCGCTCTAAAGGTTATGGTTTCATCACG TTCTCTGATTCTGAGTGTGCCCGGCGGGCCCTGGAACAGTTGAATGGCTTTGAGCTTGCTGGTCGACCTATGAGGGTTGGCCATGTGACTGAGCGACTGGATGGTGGCACAGACATCACTTTTCCTGATGGGGACCAGGAGCTGGATCCAGGATCAGCAGGTGGACGTTTACAGCTCATGGCAAAACTGGCAGAAG GCTCTGGAATCCAACTGCcaaccactgctgctgctgccgctgctgtCCATGCTGCTGCCCATGCTGCTGCCTTGCAACTGAATGGAGCAGTTCCCTTGGGGGCCCTGAATCCAGCAGCTCTGACTG CTCTGAGTCCAGCCCTGAACCTTGCCTCCCAGTGCTTCCAGCTGTCCAGCCTCTTTACCCCCAAGACCAT GTAA